In Pseudomonas fluorescens, one genomic interval encodes:
- a CDS encoding efflux RND transporter periplasmic adaptor subunit codes for MKKFFSLLATLLVLALALWIGRTLWEHYMNTPWTRDGRVRADIINVAADVTGEVVDVPVRDNQLVKKGDLLMQIDPEHYRIAVKQAQSLVASRKSTWEMRKVNAHRRADLDNLVISKENRDDASNIADAALADYQHAQAQLEAAELNLKRTEVRAAVDGYVTNLNVHRGDYARIGEAKMAVVDMNSFWVYGFFEETKLPHVRVGDKADMQLMSGEVLKGHVESISRGIYDRDNPESRELIADVNPTFNWVRLAQRVPVRIHIDEVPEGVLLAAGITSTVVVKQESVDN; via the coding sequence ATGAAAAAGTTTTTCAGCCTGCTTGCGACCCTGCTGGTGCTGGCCCTGGCACTGTGGATCGGCCGGACCCTGTGGGAGCACTACATGAACACCCCGTGGACCCGCGACGGCCGGGTGCGGGCGGACATCATCAACGTCGCCGCCGACGTCACCGGGGAAGTGGTCGACGTACCGGTGCGCGACAACCAATTGGTGAAGAAGGGCGATTTGCTGATGCAGATCGATCCCGAGCACTACCGCATCGCGGTCAAGCAGGCGCAGTCGCTGGTCGCGTCGCGCAAGTCGACCTGGGAGATGCGCAAGGTCAACGCGCATCGTCGCGCCGACCTCGACAACCTGGTGATCTCCAAGGAAAACCGCGACGACGCCAGCAACATCGCCGACGCCGCGCTCGCCGACTATCAACACGCGCAAGCACAACTGGAAGCCGCCGAACTCAACCTCAAACGCACCGAAGTGCGCGCAGCGGTGGATGGCTACGTGACCAACCTCAACGTGCATCGCGGTGACTACGCGCGCATCGGCGAAGCGAAAATGGCCGTGGTCGACATGAACTCGTTCTGGGTCTACGGCTTCTTCGAAGAGACCAAACTGCCGCACGTGCGCGTAGGCGACAAGGCCGACATGCAACTGATGAGCGGCGAAGTGTTGAAGGGCCACGTGGAGAGCATTTCCCGCGGCATCTACGACCGCGACAACCCGGAAAGCCGCGAGCTGATCGCCGATGTGAACCCGACGTTCAACTGGGTGCGTCTGGCGCAGCGGGTGCCGGTGCGCATTCACATCGACGAAGTGCCGGAGGGTGTGTTGTTGGCGGCGGGGATTACTAGCACGGTGGTGGTGAAGCAAGAGTCTGTGGATAACTGA
- a CDS encoding DUF1656 domain-containing protein — translation MPREIAFHGVYMPTMTLMFFVAAALAWALDRFLSGFDLYRFFWHPALLRLSLFTCLFGAMALTVYR, via the coding sequence ATGCCTCGTGAAATCGCCTTCCACGGCGTGTACATGCCGACCATGACCCTGATGTTTTTTGTCGCTGCGGCGCTGGCCTGGGCCTTGGACCGGTTCCTCTCGGGGTTCGACCTGTACCGCTTTTTCTGGCACCCGGCGCTGCTGCGTCTGAGTCTGTTTACCTGTCTGTTCGGCGCCATGGCGCTGACTGTCTACCGTTGA